The Salmo salar chromosome ssa06, Ssal_v3.1, whole genome shotgun sequence genome window below encodes:
- the LOC106607190 gene encoding ADP-ribosylation factor-like protein 4D, which yields MGNQLTEIAPNTPFLPNFQSLHVVVIGLDSAGKTSLLYRLKLREFVETIPTKGFNTERIKVAVGSSRATTTFQVWDVGGQEKLRPLWKSYTRRTDGLVFVVDAAETERMEEAKVELHRISRSAENQGVPILVLANKQDLDSAVSAVEVEKALALHELSNSTLHHTQGCSALNGQGLQPGLEKLYEMILKRKKLLRHSKKKR from the coding sequence aTGGGTAACCAGCTAACAGAGATAGCCCCCAACACTCCTTTCCTCCCCAATTTCCAGTCTCTGCATGTGGTCGTCATTGGCCTGGACTCTGCAGGAAAGACCTCCCTGCTGTACAGACTAAAGCTCCGGGAGTTTGTGGAGACCATCCCTACAAAGGGCTTCAACACTGAACGGATTAAAGTAGCAGTTGGAAGCTCGCGGGCCACCACCACCTTCCAGGTGTGGGATGTGGGTGGTCAGGAGAAGCTGCGGCCCCTGTGGAAGTCATACACGCGTCGCACCGATGGCCTGGTGTTCGTTGTGGATGCTGCAGAAACTGAGCGCATGGAGGAGGCCAAGGTGGAGCTCCACCGCATCAGTCGCTCGGCAGAGAACCAGGGTGTACCAATTCTGGTGCTTGCCAACAAGCAGGACTTGGACTCTGCAGTCTCTGCTGTGGAGGTGGAGAAGGCCTTGGCCCTCCACGAGCTTAGCAACTCCACACTGCACCACACCCAGGGATGCAGCGCGCTGAACGGCCAGGGGCTCCAACCCGGCCTGGAGAAACTATATGAAATGATCCTGAAGAGGAAGAAGCTGCTCAGACACAGTAAGAAGAAGAGATGA
- the LOC106607193 gene encoding transmembrane protein 106B produces MGAGSSQPSENEEQAIVPQQDRRKTSNRRHSEETLDCPTCQGTGRIPRGQESKLVAVIPCSDHRLKPRHTKLYVTVSVTLCLLVSSLVLFFLFPRSVILSPVAVESVYVYFTPTTVQMNITNILNITNDNFFTVQAYNLTVQALFDKTVVGKADMKNVTTVKPLTDKTFAFEIPVTLVEEGLNNYCKKSTIKIHTLFVHLQMSMTVYYLAHFEQLSLDTFEYIDCGSNTTTPHIINPTP; encoded by the exons ATGGGAGCTGGTTCCAGTCAACCCAGTGAGAATGAAGAGCAGGCCATTGTACCCCAGCAGGACAGGAGGAAGACCTCTAACAGGAGACACTCTGAGGAAACACTGGACTGCCCAACCTGCCAGGGCACGGGCCGCATCCCACGAGGTCAGGAGAGCAAATTAGTGGCAGTGATCCCCTGCTCCGATCACAGGCTGAAACCACGACACAC GAAGTTGTATGTCACTGTGTCGGTGACGCTGTGCCTGCTGGTCAGCTCGCTGGTCCTCTTCTTCTTGTTTCCTCGCAGTGTCATCCTCTCACCTGTGGCTGTCGAGTCTGTCTATGTTTACTTCACCCCGACCACTGTCCAAATGAACATCACG AACATCCTGAATATTACCAATGACAACTTTTTTACAGTTCAGGCCTACAACTTGACAGTGCAGGCTCTTTTTGATAAAACGGTTGTGGGCAAGGCTGATATGAAAAATGTCACCACCGTCAAACCACTGACGGACAAAACG TTTGCCTTTGAGATTCCTGTCACGCTAGTGGAGGAGGGTCTGAA CAATTACTGCAAGAAATCTACGATCAAGATCCACACGTTATTTGTCCATCTTCA gaTGTCAATGACTGTCTACTACCTGGCCCACTTTGAGCAGCTTTCTCTGGACACGTTTGAATACATCGACTGTGGGTCTAACACCACAACACCCCACATCATCAACCCTACACCCTGA
- the LOC106607191 gene encoding next to BRCA1 gene 1 protein isoform X2: protein MDFYINLKVNFRGNAKNFLLSGSETKSWESMEAMVKRSFGLCNLQVTYFDEENEEVSINCQMEYEEALKSASRQGNRLHMNVYETRGQPTRVPAKASGGEPKRGFRPPQHCPTLAQVVSRKVQAAVPEQSMVIMKELKGTKEEDKTPPAWFTSYMEKFKDQVVREAVEKICREFSGQCCIHKPIGAEAQIPEVTSSTLPGGPSSTPACSSCRGQTAGGGYQCSVCTSCTLCEPCSFSHDPSHNLVRARTPLSIPEHGSPAPDHSRFYRRGDRSFRKAEKQRLKAEKRQLKAEVKEIRKQLKMERRGLQWSAAGDGSSSPVLLQPRATQANSPERPKRPCPLVVPAMTALFLDENLPDGTRLRPGTKFIKYWKMRNTGSVSWSSETKLKFMWGNLAVASGDRWREVAVPFLQPGQVGVVSVALCAPALEGSYTSHWRLAHGGEQFGPRVWCSIVVDPLAPAAVMADGVLVSPCVTPQGKNPLSTDKGGKSCTAASRDQALMSVDQDEQEYYIPSVDLLTAQDLLSFELLDINIVQEIESVPNNTPADMTPCISPLPHDGPLQEKPTLGLIQEEAEAHQGLGPGAEGGRVPAQEEGEEDMSGTQFVCETVMRSLTLEEAPDHTPLCGNCPGKVVRPAAQGGSASSSLKEKGAEKRLEARLEKTRDISPVAPLTGLAPPQLAIPELMMPDEVLESDIESICVDASGDEDKGEDKGELTEGNTVARSRSSSASSEDYIIILPDCFDTSRPLGESMYSSALSQPGDVPDTPTDPDRQGRTTPEGEHDEAEETVSGSSSANDMLCTSQTLDAVPLTPVVVAPPRLNSALTLSLDSNDQTEAAAESLDRTEVYQQGESEDGSKQPDSQPDSPSASGDSEDNSEDPRHPGITGGLVKGALSVAASAYKALFTGQPGPVQPPVDGATQDTMMGVLVEMGFGDRPLNQRLLKKHNYNLLDVVNELVQMTDNDWYSTRY, encoded by the exons ATGGACTTCTACATCAATTTGAAGGTGAATTTCAGGGGGAATGCGAAGAATTTTCTTCTGTCAGGTTCGGAGACGAAGAGTTGGGAGTCAATGGAGGCCATG GTGAAACGGTCCTTTGGCCTGTGTAATCTACAAGTTACTTATTTTGATGAGGAGAATGAGGAG GTATCCATAAACTGCCAAA TGGAGTATGAGGAGGCATTAAAG AGTGCATCCAGGCAAGGGAACCGGCTGCACATGAATGTGTATGAGACCAGGGGTCAGCCCACACGTGTGCCGGCCAAGGCCAGTGGAGGGGAGCCCAAGAGAGGGTTCCGTCCCCCACAGCACTGCCCAACCCTGGCTCAGGTGGTGAGCCGGAAGGTCCAGGCTGCTGTCCCCGAACAGAGCATG GTGATCATGAAAGAACTAAAGGGAACCAAAGAGGAAGATAAGACGCCTCCAGCATGGTTTACATCTTACATGGAGAAG TTCAAAGACCAAGTAGTGAGGGAGGCAGTGGAGAAGATCTGTCGGGAGTTCTCGGGCCAGTGCTGCATCCACAAGCCCATTGGGGCTGAGGCCCAGATCCCTGAGGTGACCTCCTCCACCCTGCCTGGTGGTCCTAGTTCCACCCCTGCCTGCAGCAGCTGCCGGGGCCAGACCGCTGGGGGAGGATATCAGTGCAG TGTGTGTACGTCCTGCACACTGTGTGAGCCCTGCAGCTTCTCCCATGACCCCAGCCACAACCTGGTGAGAGCCAGaacacccctctccatccctgaGCACGGCTCACCAGCCCCAGACCACAGCAG GTTCTACCGGCGAGGGGACCGGAGCTTCCGTAAGGCAGAGAAGCAGCGTCTGAAGGCTGAGAAGCGTCAGCTGAAGGCGGAGGTAAAGGAGATCAGGAAGCAGCTGAAGATGGAAAGGAGGGGCCTGCAGTGGAGTGCTGCTGGCGACGGGAGCTCCTCACCCGTCCTGCTCCAACCCAGGGCCACCCAGGCCAACAGCCCAGA GCGTCCCAAGCGGCCCTGCCCTCTGGTGGTGCCAGCCATGACGGCCCTGTTCCTGGATGAGAACCTGCCTGATGGGACTCGTCTTCGTCCGGGCACCAAGTTCATCAAGTACTGGAAGATGAGAAACACTGGCAGCGTGAGCTGGAGCTCTGAGACCAAG CTGAAGTTCATGTGGGGGAATCTGGCGGTGGCGTCGGGCGACCGCTGGCGTGAGGTGGCTGTGCCTTTCTTGCAGCCAGGTCAGGTGGGCGTGGTAAGCGTGGCCCTATGCGCCCCAGCCCTGGAAGGCTCATACACCTCCCACTGGCGTCTGGCACACGGTGGGGAGCAGTTTGGCCCTCGCGTCTGGTGCAGCATTGTGGTGGACCCCCTGGCCCCTGCAGCCGTGATGGCAGATGGCGTGCTGGTGTCGCCCTGCGTCACCCCTCAG GGGAAGAACCCCCTCTCCACAGATAAGGGTGGTAAGTCTTGTACTGCAGCCTCTAGGGACCAAGCACTCATGTCAGTGGACCAAGACGAACAAGAATACTACATTCCCTCTGTGGACCTGCTCACAGCCCAGGATTTACTCTCCTTTGAGCTGCTGGACATCAACATTGTTCAGGAAATAGAGAGCGTGCCCAATAACACCCCGGCAG ATATGACCCCGTGCATATCCCCACTGCCCCATGACGGTCCCCTGCAGGAGAAGCCCACCCTGGGGTTGATCCAGGAGGAAGCAGAGGCCCATCAG GGCCTGGGGCCAGGGGCGGAGGGGGGCCGGGTTCCAGcccaggaggagggagaggaggatatgaGTGGGACTCAGTTTGTGTGTGAGACAGTGATGCGCTCGCTCACACTGGAGGAGGCCCCAGACCACACACCCCTGTGTGGGAACTGCCCCGGCAAAG TGGTCCGCCCAGCAGCCCAAGGTGGCTCCGCCTCCTCTTCTCTTAAAGAGAAAGGTGCTGAGAAGCGTTTGGAGGCGAGGTTGGAGAAAACCCGGGACATATCCCCTGTGGCCCCTCTCACAGGCCTAGCACCACCCCAGCTGGCTATACCAGAGCTGATGATGCCAG ATGAGGTACTGGAGTCAGACATTGAGAGCATCTGCGTGGACGCCAGCGGGGACGAAGACAAGGGCGAAGATAAAGGAGAGTTGACAGAGGGGAACACAGTCGCCCGCAGCCGTTCCTCCTCTGCCTCATCCGAGGATTACATCATCATCCTCCCTGACTGCTTCGACACCAGCCGCCCGCTGGGAGAGTCCATGTACAGCTCCGCCCTCTCCCAGCCTGGCGACGTCCCCGACACGCCCACAGACCCTGACCGCCAGGGTCGTACCACTCCCGAGGGGGAGCACGATGAAGCAGAAGAGACGGTTTCAGGCTCCAGCAGCGCTAACGATATGCTGTGCACCTCCCAGACATTGGACGCCGTTCCCCTAACCCCTGTGGTGGTGGCACCCCCTCGGCTCAACTCAGCTCTTACACTCAG CCTAGACAGCAATGATCAGACCGAGGCAGCAGCAGAGTCCCTGGACAGGACTGAGGTCTACCAGCAGGGAGAGTCAGAGGATG GTTCCAAGCAGCCAGACAGCCAACCAGACAGTCCATCTGCTTCTGGTGACTCAGAAGACAACTCCGAAGACCCTAG GCACCCAGGcatcactggaggcctggtgaaAGGAGCCCTGTCTGTCGCAGCATCAGCCTACAAGGCTCTGTTCACTGGGCAGCCTGGCCCAGTGCAG CCCCCAGTGGATGGAGCCACCCAGGACACCATGATGGGGGTGCTGGTGGAGATGGGCTTTGGTGACCGGCCGCTCAACCAGCGGCTGCTGAAGAAACACAACTACAACCTGCTGGACGTGGTCAACGAACTGGTCCAGATGACCGACAATGACTGGTACTCCACCCGctactga
- the LOC106607191 gene encoding next to BRCA1 gene 1 protein isoform X1: MDFYINLKVNFRGNAKNFLLSGSETKSWESMEAMVKRSFGLCNLQVTYFDEENEEVSINCQMEYEEALKSASRQGNRLHMNVYETRGQPTRVPAKASGGEPKRGFRPPQHCPTLAQVVSRKVQAAVPEQSMVIMKELKGTKEEDKTPPAWFTSYMEKFKDQVVREAVEKICREFSGQCCIHKPIGAEAQIPEVTSSTLPGGPSSTPACSSCRGQTAGGGYQCSVCTSCTLCEPCSFSHDPSHNLVRARTPLSIPEHGSPAPDHSRFYRRGDRSFRKAEKQRLKAEKRQLKAEVKEIRKQLKMERRGLQWSAAGDGSSSPVLLQPRATQANSPERPKRPCPLVVPAMTALFLDENLPDGTRLRPGTKFIKYWKMRNTGSVSWSSETKLKFMWGNLAVASGDRWREVAVPFLQPGQVGVVSVALCAPALEGSYTSHWRLAHGGEQFGPRVWCSIVVDPLAPAAVMADGVLVSPCVTPQGKNPLSTDKGGKSCTAASRDQALMSVDQDEQEYYIPSVDLLTAQDLLSFELLDINIVQEIESVPNNTPADMTPCISPLPHDGPLQEKPTLGLIQEEAEAHQAQGVKSIQPSQGLGPGAEGGRVPAQEEGEEDMSGTQFVCETVMRSLTLEEAPDHTPLCGNCPGKVVRPAAQGGSASSSLKEKGAEKRLEARLEKTRDISPVAPLTGLAPPQLAIPELMMPDEVLESDIESICVDASGDEDKGEDKGELTEGNTVARSRSSSASSEDYIIILPDCFDTSRPLGESMYSSALSQPGDVPDTPTDPDRQGRTTPEGEHDEAEETVSGSSSANDMLCTSQTLDAVPLTPVVVAPPRLNSALTLSLDSNDQTEAAAESLDRTEVYQQGESEDGSKQPDSQPDSPSASGDSEDNSEDPRHPGITGGLVKGALSVAASAYKALFTGQPGPVQPPVDGATQDTMMGVLVEMGFGDRPLNQRLLKKHNYNLLDVVNELVQMTDNDWYSTRY; this comes from the exons ATGGACTTCTACATCAATTTGAAGGTGAATTTCAGGGGGAATGCGAAGAATTTTCTTCTGTCAGGTTCGGAGACGAAGAGTTGGGAGTCAATGGAGGCCATG GTGAAACGGTCCTTTGGCCTGTGTAATCTACAAGTTACTTATTTTGATGAGGAGAATGAGGAG GTATCCATAAACTGCCAAA TGGAGTATGAGGAGGCATTAAAG AGTGCATCCAGGCAAGGGAACCGGCTGCACATGAATGTGTATGAGACCAGGGGTCAGCCCACACGTGTGCCGGCCAAGGCCAGTGGAGGGGAGCCCAAGAGAGGGTTCCGTCCCCCACAGCACTGCCCAACCCTGGCTCAGGTGGTGAGCCGGAAGGTCCAGGCTGCTGTCCCCGAACAGAGCATG GTGATCATGAAAGAACTAAAGGGAACCAAAGAGGAAGATAAGACGCCTCCAGCATGGTTTACATCTTACATGGAGAAG TTCAAAGACCAAGTAGTGAGGGAGGCAGTGGAGAAGATCTGTCGGGAGTTCTCGGGCCAGTGCTGCATCCACAAGCCCATTGGGGCTGAGGCCCAGATCCCTGAGGTGACCTCCTCCACCCTGCCTGGTGGTCCTAGTTCCACCCCTGCCTGCAGCAGCTGCCGGGGCCAGACCGCTGGGGGAGGATATCAGTGCAG TGTGTGTACGTCCTGCACACTGTGTGAGCCCTGCAGCTTCTCCCATGACCCCAGCCACAACCTGGTGAGAGCCAGaacacccctctccatccctgaGCACGGCTCACCAGCCCCAGACCACAGCAG GTTCTACCGGCGAGGGGACCGGAGCTTCCGTAAGGCAGAGAAGCAGCGTCTGAAGGCTGAGAAGCGTCAGCTGAAGGCGGAGGTAAAGGAGATCAGGAAGCAGCTGAAGATGGAAAGGAGGGGCCTGCAGTGGAGTGCTGCTGGCGACGGGAGCTCCTCACCCGTCCTGCTCCAACCCAGGGCCACCCAGGCCAACAGCCCAGA GCGTCCCAAGCGGCCCTGCCCTCTGGTGGTGCCAGCCATGACGGCCCTGTTCCTGGATGAGAACCTGCCTGATGGGACTCGTCTTCGTCCGGGCACCAAGTTCATCAAGTACTGGAAGATGAGAAACACTGGCAGCGTGAGCTGGAGCTCTGAGACCAAG CTGAAGTTCATGTGGGGGAATCTGGCGGTGGCGTCGGGCGACCGCTGGCGTGAGGTGGCTGTGCCTTTCTTGCAGCCAGGTCAGGTGGGCGTGGTAAGCGTGGCCCTATGCGCCCCAGCCCTGGAAGGCTCATACACCTCCCACTGGCGTCTGGCACACGGTGGGGAGCAGTTTGGCCCTCGCGTCTGGTGCAGCATTGTGGTGGACCCCCTGGCCCCTGCAGCCGTGATGGCAGATGGCGTGCTGGTGTCGCCCTGCGTCACCCCTCAG GGGAAGAACCCCCTCTCCACAGATAAGGGTGGTAAGTCTTGTACTGCAGCCTCTAGGGACCAAGCACTCATGTCAGTGGACCAAGACGAACAAGAATACTACATTCCCTCTGTGGACCTGCTCACAGCCCAGGATTTACTCTCCTTTGAGCTGCTGGACATCAACATTGTTCAGGAAATAGAGAGCGTGCCCAATAACACCCCGGCAG ATATGACCCCGTGCATATCCCCACTGCCCCATGACGGTCCCCTGCAGGAGAAGCCCACCCTGGGGTTGATCCAGGAGGAAGCAGAGGCCCATCAGGCCCAGGGAGTCAAAAGCATCCAGCCGTCTCAGGGCCTGGGGCCAGGGGCGGAGGGGGGCCGGGTTCCAGcccaggaggagggagaggaggatatgaGTGGGACTCAGTTTGTGTGTGAGACAGTGATGCGCTCGCTCACACTGGAGGAGGCCCCAGACCACACACCCCTGTGTGGGAACTGCCCCGGCAAAG TGGTCCGCCCAGCAGCCCAAGGTGGCTCCGCCTCCTCTTCTCTTAAAGAGAAAGGTGCTGAGAAGCGTTTGGAGGCGAGGTTGGAGAAAACCCGGGACATATCCCCTGTGGCCCCTCTCACAGGCCTAGCACCACCCCAGCTGGCTATACCAGAGCTGATGATGCCAG ATGAGGTACTGGAGTCAGACATTGAGAGCATCTGCGTGGACGCCAGCGGGGACGAAGACAAGGGCGAAGATAAAGGAGAGTTGACAGAGGGGAACACAGTCGCCCGCAGCCGTTCCTCCTCTGCCTCATCCGAGGATTACATCATCATCCTCCCTGACTGCTTCGACACCAGCCGCCCGCTGGGAGAGTCCATGTACAGCTCCGCCCTCTCCCAGCCTGGCGACGTCCCCGACACGCCCACAGACCCTGACCGCCAGGGTCGTACCACTCCCGAGGGGGAGCACGATGAAGCAGAAGAGACGGTTTCAGGCTCCAGCAGCGCTAACGATATGCTGTGCACCTCCCAGACATTGGACGCCGTTCCCCTAACCCCTGTGGTGGTGGCACCCCCTCGGCTCAACTCAGCTCTTACACTCAG CCTAGACAGCAATGATCAGACCGAGGCAGCAGCAGAGTCCCTGGACAGGACTGAGGTCTACCAGCAGGGAGAGTCAGAGGATG GTTCCAAGCAGCCAGACAGCCAACCAGACAGTCCATCTGCTTCTGGTGACTCAGAAGACAACTCCGAAGACCCTAG GCACCCAGGcatcactggaggcctggtgaaAGGAGCCCTGTCTGTCGCAGCATCAGCCTACAAGGCTCTGTTCACTGGGCAGCCTGGCCCAGTGCAG CCCCCAGTGGATGGAGCCACCCAGGACACCATGATGGGGGTGCTGGTGGAGATGGGCTTTGGTGACCGGCCGCTCAACCAGCGGCTGCTGAAGAAACACAACTACAACCTGCTGGACGTGGTCAACGAACTGGTCCAGATGACCGACAATGACTGGTACTCCACCCGctactga